Proteins found in one Quercus robur chromosome 2, dhQueRobu3.1, whole genome shotgun sequence genomic segment:
- the LOC126713078 gene encoding cell wall / vacuolar inhibitor of fructosidase 2-like, which yields MVPASSFLLLFLSSLTYLLLHHFSLVASDQDLILKTCQSTQYPELCISTINSDPLSNTSTTKGLAEIVIQKAEESASATSLYLLNLQFKNGVSPVFQRMVRLCSEMYANASKAFDESRKALRIYQYNLARLEVNAAKLYPKDCGDAFRGTTGLTYPAMLVKREELVEHLCDVISGILNVLFRF from the coding sequence ATGGTTCCAGCTTCCTCCTTTCTACTACTTTTCCTCTCATCACTCACATATCTACTACTCCACCATTTCTCTCTTGTAGCAAGTGACCAAGACTTGATACTAAAGACATGCCAAAGCACCCAATACCCTGAGCTTTGTATATCAACCATAAACTCCGATCCATTAAGTAACACATCAACCACAAAAGGTTTAGCAGAAATTGTGATCCAGAAAGCAGAAGAAAGTGCTTCAGCCACGTCCCTTTACCTTCTGAACCTACAGTTTAAGAATGGTGTAAGCCCTGTATTTCAGCGGATGGTGAGGTTGTGCTCAGAGATGTATGCAAATGCGAGCAAAGCATTTGATGAGTCACGCAAGGCCTTGCGTATTTACCAATATAATCTTGCGAGGCTGGAGGTGAATGCTGCGAAGCTGTATCCCAAAGACTGTGGGGATGCATTTAGAGGGACTACAGGGCTAACGTATCCAGCAATGTTGGTAAAGAGGGAAGAACTGGTGGAGCATCTTTGTGATGTTATTTCTGGGATTCTCAATGTTCTCTTTCGATTttga
- the LOC126713076 gene encoding alcohol dehydrogenase-like — translation MSSTAGQVIKCKAAVAWEAGKPLVIEEVEVAPPQANEVRMRILFTALCHTDVYFWEAKGQTPLFPRIFGHEAGGIVESVGEGVTELKPGDHVLPCFTGECGDCHHCKSEESNMCDLLRINTERGVMLNDGKTRFSKNGQPIYHFVGTSTFSEYTVVHVGCVAKINPAAPLDKVCVLSCGISTGMGAALNVAKPKKGQSVAVFGLGAVGLAACEGARMAGASRIIGIDLHSGRFEEAKKFGVTECVNPKDHDKPVQEVIAEMTDGGVDRALECTGSIQAMISAFECVHDGWGVAVLVGVPNKDDSFQTHPVNFLNERTLKGTFFGNYKPRTDIPSVVEKYMNKELELEKFITHSVPFSEINKAFDYMLKGQSIRCIIRMGA, via the exons ATGTCAAGCACAGCTGGTCAGGTCATTAAGTGCAAAG CCGCGGTGGCATGGGAGGCTGGAAAGCCATTAGTGATTGAAGAAGTGGAGGTAGCACCACCTCAGGCAAATGAAGTCCGCATGAGAATTCTCTTCACCGCTCTTTGCCACACTGATGTTTACTTCTGGGAAGCCAAG GGGCAGACACCGCTTTTTCCTCGTATATTTGGTCATGAAGCTGGGGG TATTGTGGAGAGTGTAGGTGAGGGTGTGACTGAGCTCAAACCAGGAGACCATGTTCTCCCCTGCTTCACTGGAGAATGCGGGGATTGCCACCACTGTAAATCAGAGGAGAGCAATATGTGTGACCTCCTTCGGATCAATACTGAGAGGGGTGTTATGCTCAATGATGGAAAGACAAGATTCTCCAAAAATGGACAGCCCATTTACCACTTTGTTGGCACCTCCACATTTAGCGAATACACTGTTGTTCATGTTGGCTGCGTTGCCAAGATCAACCCTGCAGCTCCACTTGACAAAGTTTGTGTACTTAGTTGTGGAATATCCACAG GTATGGGTGCCGCTTTGAATGTTGCAAAACCCAAAAAGGGTCAATCTGTAGCCGTATTTGGATTGGGTGCTGTTGGCCTTGCT GCTTGTGAAGGCGCAAGGATGGCTGGGGCTTCAAGAATCATTGGTATTGATCTGCACTCTGGTCGTTTCGAAGAAG CCAAAAAGTTTGGTGTTACTGAGTGTGTGAATCCAAAAGATCATGACAAGCCTGTTCAAGAG GTGATTGCCGAGATGACTGATGGAGGAGTGGATCGGGCTCTTGAATGTACTGGAAGTATCCAGGCCATGATCTCAGCATTTGAATGCGTTCATGAT gGTTGGGGTGTTGCAGTACTTGTTGGGGTACCAAATAAAGATGATTCATTCCAGACTCATCCTGTGAATTTTTTGAATGAGAGGACTCTAAAGGGTACCTTTTTTGGCAATTACAAGCCCCGCACTGATATTCCTTCTGTGGTGGAAAAGTACATGAACAAG GAGTTGGAATTGGAGAAATTTATTACTCACTCAGTCCCTTTCTCAGAGATCAACAAAGCATTTGACTACATGCTGAAAGGGCAGTCTATCCGATGCATTATCCGCATGGGTGCTTAA